The Carnobacterium sp. 17-4 genome has a window encoding:
- a CDS encoding ABC transporter substrate-binding protein, whose translation MKKLLFMVLAILVVCGGLYLGADQLEKAQGITGENSLNLYNWGDYIDPELITKFEEETGYRVTYETFDSNEAMYTKIEQGGTNYDLAVPSEYMIERMIDENLLIELDQSKIKGLNNIDAQFLDQPFDPDNQYSIPYFWGTLGIIYNDKFVDEDAIQHWDDLWNSSLKNKVMLIDGAREIIGLALDSEGHSLNSKDDEQLAAAAKKLDSLTPNVKAIVADEIKMYMIQEEASVAVTFSGEASEMLWENENLHYVIPSEGSNLWFDNFVIPKTAKNFDAAYAFINFMLEPENAAQNAEYVGYSTPNKTALELLPSEITEDEQFYPNEETMKNLEVYEDLGSEYIGIYNDYFLEFKMHRK comes from the coding sequence ATGAAAAAATTACTATTCATGGTTTTAGCCATCCTAGTAGTTTGTGGAGGCTTGTACCTAGGTGCAGATCAACTAGAAAAGGCACAAGGAATTACAGGAGAAAATAGTTTGAATTTGTATAACTGGGGAGACTATATCGATCCAGAATTGATCACTAAATTTGAAGAGGAAACGGGTTATAGAGTAACCTATGAAACCTTCGATTCTAACGAAGCAATGTATACAAAAATAGAACAAGGTGGAACGAATTATGATTTAGCCGTTCCTAGTGAATACATGATTGAGAGAATGATCGATGAAAATTTATTGATTGAATTAGATCAGTCAAAAATTAAAGGACTCAATAATATTGATGCTCAATTTTTGGATCAACCCTTTGATCCAGATAATCAATACTCTATTCCTTATTTTTGGGGAACATTAGGAATCATCTACAATGATAAATTTGTGGATGAAGATGCCATTCAACATTGGGATGACTTATGGAATTCATCTTTAAAAAATAAAGTCATGTTGATTGATGGAGCGCGTGAAATTATCGGTTTAGCATTAGATAGTGAAGGACATTCTCTAAATTCAAAAGATGATGAACAACTAGCTGCTGCAGCTAAAAAATTAGATAGTTTGACGCCTAACGTAAAAGCTATTGTTGCGGACGAAATCAAAATGTATATGATTCAAGAAGAAGCTTCAGTAGCCGTTACTTTTTCTGGTGAGGCATCTGAAATGTTATGGGAAAACGAAAATCTCCATTACGTCATTCCAAGCGAAGGCTCAAATTTATGGTTTGACAATTTTGTCATTCCAAAGACAGCTAAAAACTTTGATGCAGCGTATGCATTTATCAACTTCATGTTAGAACCAGAAAATGCAGCGCAAAATGCCGAGTACGTAGGCTACTCAACGCCTAATAAAACAGCATTAGAACTCTTACCATCTGAAATAACAGAAGATGAACAATTTTACCCAAATGAAGAAACTATGAAAAACCTAGAAGTTTACGAAGACTTAGGTTCCGAATACATCGGCATCTACAATGACTACTTCCTAGAATTCAAAATGCACAGAAAATAA
- a CDS encoding ABC transporter permease: MKKKRFKWSNLYLVFVFIVLYAPIAFLIFYSFNDGGTMNSFTGFTLDNYVAVFADTRLIGIVLDTLLIALLSSLLATTIGTFGAIGIYFLKKRKTRNAVLSFNNILLVSPDVIIGASFLILFTFIGFRLGFTSVLLSHVAFSIPIVVLMVLPKLQEMNDTMIKAARDLGANTWQVLTKVILPSITPGILAGYFMAFTYSLDDFAVTFFVTGNGFTTLAVEIYSRARQGVSLEINALSALMFVFALILVVGYYFIQQHNLTKKQKNKKRQHAEAVGMR; the protein is encoded by the coding sequence ATGAAAAAAAAGCGATTTAAATGGTCCAATCTCTACTTGGTTTTTGTCTTTATCGTTTTATATGCACCAATTGCCTTCTTAATCTTTTACTCGTTTAACGATGGCGGAACAATGAATAGTTTTACAGGTTTTACATTAGATAATTATGTCGCAGTATTTGCAGATACACGATTGATCGGTATCGTTTTAGACACACTCCTCATCGCATTGCTGTCTTCATTATTAGCAACAACTATTGGAACATTTGGAGCAATTGGAATTTACTTTTTGAAAAAAAGAAAAACAAGAAATGCTGTACTAAGCTTCAATAATATTTTGCTGGTTTCTCCTGACGTAATCATTGGGGCAAGTTTTTTGATTTTATTTACCTTTATCGGATTTCGTCTAGGGTTTACATCAGTATTATTGTCCCATGTTGCTTTTAGTATTCCGATTGTCGTGTTAATGGTGTTGCCAAAGTTACAAGAAATGAATGACACGATGATTAAAGCCGCACGCGATTTAGGCGCAAATACTTGGCAAGTACTGACAAAAGTAATTCTTCCTAGTATTACTCCGGGTATTTTAGCAGGTTATTTTATGGCATTTACTTACTCGCTAGATGATTTTGCGGTAACCTTCTTTGTTACAGGAAATGGGTTTACAACGTTAGCTGTTGAGATTTACTCAAGAGCTAGACAGGGAGTGAGTTTGGAAATAAATGCTTTAAGTGCTCTAATGTTTGTCTTTGCATTGATTCTAGTTGTTGGTTATTACTTTATCCAACAACACAATTTGACAAAAAAACAAAAGAACAAAAAACGACAACATGCTGAGGCGGTGGGCATGCGATGA
- a CDS encoding ABC transporter permease → MTKKSNVFYFIPYTFWLLLFVVAPLLLIVYQSFFTVDGQFTLGNYQTYFQSGTYLRMTLNSFWYAFLITLFTLLISYPTAYFLSKTKHKQLWLLLIILPTWINLLLKAYAFIGIFSANGTVNDFLSFVGIGRQQILFTDFSFLVVATYIEIPFMILPIFNALEEMNPSFIRASRDLGANSFETFRRVVFPLTLNGVKSGVQAVFIPSLSLFMLTRLIGGNRVITLGTAIEQHFLVTQNWGMGSTIGVVLIIAMILIMLFTGEKKKKGAVRK, encoded by the coding sequence ATGACGAAAAAATCTAATGTGTTTTATTTTATACCATACACTTTTTGGTTGCTCTTATTTGTTGTTGCTCCTTTACTTTTAATTGTGTATCAATCATTTTTTACTGTTGATGGGCAATTTACATTAGGAAATTATCAAACGTATTTTCAATCAGGTACATATCTTAGAATGACTTTGAACTCATTTTGGTATGCATTTCTCATTACATTATTTACTTTGCTAATAAGTTACCCAACTGCGTATTTTTTGAGTAAAACAAAGCACAAACAATTGTGGCTGTTATTGATTATTCTACCAACTTGGATCAACTTGTTATTAAAAGCCTATGCGTTTATCGGCATCTTTAGTGCAAATGGGACAGTTAACGATTTCCTCTCTTTTGTCGGAATAGGAAGACAGCAAATATTATTTACTGATTTTAGTTTCCTAGTCGTTGCAACATATATCGAAATTCCATTTATGATTTTGCCTATATTCAATGCACTTGAAGAAATGAATCCTTCTTTTATTCGAGCAAGCCGTGATTTAGGCGCAAATAGTTTTGAAACGTTTAGAAGAGTAGTGTTTCCTTTAACTCTAAATGGTGTTAAAAGTGGCGTTCAAGCGGTCTTTATTCCCTCTTTATCCCTCTTCATGTTGACACGTTTAATCGGAGGAAACAGGGTTATTACTTTAGGGACAGCCATTGAGCAACATTTTTTAGTTACTCAAAACTGGGGTATGGGTTCAACGATTGGCGTTGTATTGATTATTGCAATGATCCTCATCATGCTCTTTACGGGAGAAAAGAAAAAGAAAGGGGCAGTTCGTAAATGA
- a CDS encoding ABC transporter ATP-binding protein, with protein MTNSAIITFENVKKQYDDDEPVLKNINFEIEQGKFYTLLGPSGCGKTTILNLIAGFTETSEGTITLDGKKVNDVPANKRKVNTVFQDYALFPHMNVFENVAFGLRIKKLDKKVIKDKVEDVLKMVQLSGYEDRAISEMSGGQRQRVAIARALVNEPEVLLLDEPLSALDLKLRTEMQYELRELQQRLGITFVFVTHDQEEALAMSDEIFVMKNGEIIQSGTPVDIYDEPINRYVADFIGESNIVKGTMVQDYEVSFVGHTFECVDAGMKPNEKVEIVLRPEDLALTTVEKGKLTVKVDTQLFRGVHYEIIGYDRENNEWMVHSTKKAVVGNEVGLYFEPEDIHVMRFNETEQDFDARLESYEEE; from the coding sequence ATGACAAATAGTGCAATTATTACATTTGAGAATGTAAAAAAACAATACGATGATGATGAACCCGTTTTAAAAAATATCAATTTTGAAATTGAACAGGGAAAATTTTATACATTGCTAGGACCATCTGGATGTGGAAAAACAACCATTTTAAATTTAATTGCTGGTTTTACGGAGACATCAGAAGGTACGATTACATTGGATGGAAAAAAAGTAAATGATGTTCCTGCTAATAAGCGTAAAGTAAATACAGTTTTTCAAGACTATGCTTTATTTCCACATATGAATGTTTTTGAAAATGTAGCTTTTGGCTTAAGAATCAAAAAATTAGATAAAAAAGTTATCAAAGATAAAGTAGAAGATGTGTTAAAAATGGTTCAGTTATCGGGATATGAAGACCGTGCAATCAGTGAAATGTCAGGTGGACAACGTCAACGTGTAGCCATTGCACGTGCCTTAGTAAATGAACCAGAAGTATTGTTATTAGATGAGCCTTTATCTGCACTTGATTTAAAATTGAGAACAGAAATGCAATATGAATTGCGTGAATTGCAACAACGTTTGGGCATCACATTTGTGTTTGTTACTCATGATCAAGAAGAAGCGTTAGCGATGAGCGATGAAATTTTTGTTATGAAAAATGGCGAAATTATTCAAAGTGGTACACCAGTAGATATTTACGATGAACCGATCAATCGTTATGTTGCAGATTTTATCGGAGAGAGCAATATTGTTAAAGGAACAATGGTCCAAGACTATGAGGTTTCTTTTGTCGGACATACATTTGAATGTGTAGATGCAGGGATGAAACCGAATGAAAAAGTTGAAATTGTTTTACGTCCAGAAGATCTAGCGTTAACAACGGTAGAAAAAGGAAAGTTAACGGTTAAAGTGGATACTCAATTGTTCCGCGGTGTGCATTATGAAATCATTGGTTATGACCGCGAAAACAACGAATGGATGGTACATTCGACTAAAAAAGCAGTCGTAGGAAATGAAGTAGGTTTGTATTTTGAACCAGAAGATATCCACGTCATGCGATTTAATGAAACAGAACAAGACTTTGATGCTCGTCTTGAAAGCTACGAAGAAGAATAG
- a CDS encoding helix-turn-helix domain-containing protein, translating into MEIGNRIKNLRIQKNLTQEELAERTNLSKGYISQVERDLSVPSMEVFFDILEVLGCSPKDFFDEKQEEQRVVYTNDEMTVYEDDEKGYEIKWLVPESNENEMEPVFLKFAEKGQFKEFSPSLSETFGYVLEGEICIEIGLKRYFAKKGESIYFHATQNHQLINQFNGESLLVLVVTDSYL; encoded by the coding sequence ATGGAAATTGGGAATCGAATTAAAAATTTAAGAATTCAAAAAAATCTAACACAAGAAGAGCTAGCAGAGCGCACTAATTTAAGTAAAGGATACATTTCTCAAGTTGAAAGAGATCTAAGTGTGCCTTCGATGGAAGTTTTTTTTGATATTTTAGAAGTTTTGGGATGCAGTCCAAAAGATTTTTTCGACGAAAAACAGGAAGAACAACGTGTGGTTTATACAAATGATGAGATGACCGTCTATGAAGATGATGAAAAAGGGTATGAGATAAAGTGGCTTGTTCCTGAATCGAATGAAAATGAAATGGAACCTGTTTTTCTTAAATTTGCTGAAAAAGGTCAATTTAAAGAATTTAGTCCTTCATTATCTGAGACATTTGGCTATGTATTAGAAGGCGAAATCTGTATTGAGATTGGATTAAAGAGGTATTTTGCTAAAAAAGGCGAATCTATTTATTTTCATGCTACTCAAAACCATCAACTGATTAATCAATTCAACGGTGAGAGTTTATTAGTGTTAGTAGTTACAGATTCTTATCTTTAG
- the murB gene encoding UDP-N-acetylmuramate dehydrogenase: MLIEEFKKDFPNLIIKENEPLSLYTYTKTGGPADILVFPKTTEEVKDVVNWVKKETLPLTVLGNASNLIVKDGGIRGVVMILTEMKQIKIEKKKIIVQSGARLIDTSYAAYEAELTGLEFACGIPGSIGGAVYMNAGAYDGEVSEVIESVTVLTREGELKTFKNQDLEFSYRHSRIQEIQDIVLEVVFQLKKGHSTDIKVRMEELTFLRESKQPLEYPSCGSVFKRPTGYFTGKLIQEAGLQGKIWGGAQISMKHAGFIVNINQATATDYIELIGHIQQVIFEKNKIQLVPEVRIIGEELLIVNTFETKNIL; this comes from the coding sequence ATGTTAATCGAAGAATTTAAGAAAGACTTCCCAAATTTAATTATAAAAGAAAATGAGCCATTGTCACTTTACACCTACACTAAAACCGGTGGACCAGCAGATATTTTAGTTTTTCCAAAAACGACAGAAGAAGTTAAGGATGTTGTTAATTGGGTAAAAAAAGAAACATTACCCTTAACAGTTCTTGGTAATGCAAGCAATTTAATTGTTAAGGATGGCGGAATTCGCGGCGTTGTCATGATATTAACAGAAATGAAGCAGATAAAAATTGAAAAGAAAAAAATCATTGTTCAAAGCGGAGCCCGTTTAATTGATACCTCCTATGCAGCTTATGAAGCTGAGTTAACCGGATTAGAATTTGCATGTGGTATTCCTGGTAGCATTGGTGGAGCAGTTTATATGAATGCAGGAGCCTATGATGGCGAAGTGAGTGAAGTCATTGAATCCGTCACAGTATTGACGCGTGAAGGAGAATTAAAGACATTTAAGAATCAAGATTTGGAATTTAGTTACCGTCATAGTCGTATCCAAGAGATACAAGATATTGTCTTAGAAGTTGTTTTTCAATTAAAAAAAGGGCATTCAACTGATATAAAAGTTAGAATGGAAGAATTAACCTTTTTAAGAGAATCCAAACAACCTTTGGAGTATCCGTCATGTGGCAGTGTTTTTAAACGCCCGACCGGTTATTTTACTGGGAAATTGATTCAAGAAGCTGGCTTGCAAGGTAAAATATGGGGTGGAGCACAGATTTCAATGAAACATGCAGGCTTTATTGTGAACATCAATCAAGCAACTGCTACGGATTACATTGAATTGATAGGGCACATCCAACAAGTTATTTTTGAAAAAAATAAGATTCAACTTGTACCAGAAGTTCGAATTATTGGCGAAGAATTGTTAATAGTAAATACTTTCGAAACAAAAAATATTTTATAA
- a CDS encoding potassium channel family protein — MAIKTIGVLGLGIFGSSIAKELNEFDCDVIAIDLDIDNVERVEPYVDQALQGNITDLNFLKSIGFENCDVAVVATGTSLEASVLAVMNCKKLGISSIIAKAKNKSFMEVLYEIGATKVIRPEKEAGTRVAKNILRRHITDIVDLDEDYAVIEFKPPIRWIGKTFDELDLRQKYEINIIGVRKTAQKRMDVSFSPDYRIEEGTVLVGIAESEVFERYDYLNKLK, encoded by the coding sequence ATGGCTATAAAAACGATTGGTGTATTGGGACTCGGAATATTTGGGTCATCAATCGCTAAAGAATTAAATGAATTTGATTGCGATGTTATTGCAATAGACTTAGATATAGATAATGTTGAACGCGTAGAACCATATGTAGATCAAGCTTTGCAAGGAAATATTACAGATTTGAATTTTTTGAAAAGTATTGGTTTTGAAAATTGTGATGTAGCAGTTGTAGCAACAGGTACAAGCTTAGAAGCAAGTGTTTTAGCAGTTATGAATTGTAAAAAATTAGGTATCTCTTCTATTATTGCAAAAGCGAAAAATAAATCGTTTATGGAAGTACTTTATGAAATCGGAGCAACAAAAGTTATCCGTCCTGAAAAAGAAGCTGGAACTCGTGTAGCAAAAAATATCTTAAGAAGACACATTACGGATATTGTTGATTTAGATGAGGATTACGCAGTTATTGAATTTAAACCGCCAATTCGTTGGATTGGAAAAACTTTTGATGAACTAGACTTACGACAAAAATATGAAATTAATATTATCGGAGTTAGAAAAACAGCTCAAAAACGGATGGATGTCTCTTTTAGCCCAGACTATCGTATCGAAGAGGGAACTGTTCTTGTAGGAATAGCAGAATCAGAAGTATTTGAACGCTACGATTATCTAAACAAATTGAAGTAA
- a CDS encoding TrkH family potassium uptake protein, with protein MFSKKLRSIPPAAKIAISFAFVIFIGSLLLTLPISNLESSETTYFDNLFTTVSMVCVTGLFILPVATSYTVFGQIICILLMQIGGLGLMTILATLITRMGKKMRYSNTIAVKEALNREELGDFKTYLGSILKYTFIIEGIGMLLLAIRFVPDLGLARGLFVSLFLAVSGFCNAGFDNLGAISLLEYVHDPLVNLVITSLIILGGIGFSVWFDVTQNIQSVIKNKCRSGWKRTYRMLKIHTRLAINMTIALIIVGTLVFLVVEWNNPNSIGNFTFGEKVLASFFQTVTMRTAGFATLDYELVEPFSLLFFVGTMFIGGSPGGAAGGIKTTTFALVALLIISEIKGQKHVNYAHHTIPIEVIRRAIVIVATFALFLMAGVSILMLVEDQPFLYLLFEAVSALATVGVSVNLTPELSQISHIVLMILMFVGRIGPITILLSLSRKSKLTKDQQYAKTSILIG; from the coding sequence ATGTTTTCTAAAAAGCTTAGGAGTATCCCTCCTGCTGCTAAAATAGCAATCAGTTTTGCATTTGTAATATTTATAGGATCTCTTTTATTAACGTTGCCTATAAGCAATCTTGAAAGTTCAGAAACTACTTACTTTGATAATTTATTTACCACAGTATCGATGGTATGTGTAACAGGTCTCTTTATTTTGCCCGTTGCAACTTCGTATACCGTTTTTGGTCAAATTATATGTATCTTGCTTATGCAAATAGGTGGATTAGGTTTAATGACGATACTTGCAACCTTAATTACAAGAATGGGAAAGAAGATGCGGTATTCAAATACGATTGCGGTTAAAGAAGCACTCAACCGTGAGGAGTTAGGTGACTTTAAGACCTACTTAGGATCTATTCTTAAATACACATTTATAATCGAAGGAATTGGAATGTTGCTGTTAGCGATTAGATTCGTTCCCGACTTGGGTTTAGCGAGAGGGCTTTTTGTCTCACTATTTTTAGCAGTTTCTGGCTTTTGTAATGCAGGATTTGATAATTTAGGGGCTATTAGTCTTCTAGAATATGTTCATGATCCATTAGTGAACTTAGTGATAACCTCATTGATTATTCTAGGTGGTATTGGTTTCTCTGTATGGTTTGATGTTACTCAAAATATTCAATCTGTTATAAAGAATAAATGTAGAAGTGGATGGAAACGTACATATCGGATGTTGAAAATCCATACTCGTTTAGCCATTAACATGACTATAGCTTTGATTATCGTTGGAACACTTGTATTCCTGGTTGTTGAATGGAATAATCCAAATTCTATTGGTAATTTTACATTTGGAGAAAAAGTGTTAGCTTCTTTTTTCCAAACGGTCACGATGAGAACAGCAGGATTCGCTACATTGGATTATGAACTCGTTGAACCTTTTTCTTTGTTGTTTTTTGTGGGCACTATGTTTATTGGAGGTTCGCCAGGAGGAGCTGCTGGTGGAATCAAGACAACCACATTTGCATTAGTAGCCTTATTGATTATTAGTGAAATTAAAGGACAAAAACATGTCAATTATGCTCACCACACAATCCCGATTGAGGTTATTCGTCGCGCGATTGTTATTGTCGCAACGTTTGCTTTGTTTTTAATGGCAGGTGTAAGTATCTTAATGCTAGTAGAAGATCAGCCTTTCTTATACTTGTTATTTGAAGCTGTATCTGCTTTAGCAACAGTGGGTGTTAGTGTGAATTTAACACCAGAACTATCACAAATTAGTCATATCGTATTAATGATCTTGATGTTTGTCGGTAGAATCGGTCCGATAACTATTCTTTTAAGTTTAAGTCGGAAAAGTAAACTTACCAAAGATCAACAATATGCAAAAACATCAATTTTAATTGGTTAG
- a CDS encoding Gfo/Idh/MocA family protein, which translates to MKIGIIGLGNISQKAYLPVMMALDNEIEWHLFTRDQEKLAKLGKKYRISNLYSSIDELLSSGIEAVFIHTATHTHEALIRECIEKGIHVYVDKPISENVEEVKALMELAKEKDILLITGFNRRFAPMIQKVKEVPNKNMILIQKTKPESSGSVKYAIYDLFIHVVDTALFLLDEPITQTHFTVKEEAGNLVSCVLHLTTEHTECIATMNYISGANAESVEIQSPTGTHRVVNLTDYEIETAKQKQVISFGDWDETLEKRGFAPLIRLAIDGFQNKKNPVSMDSSLESHRICQLIVESYEQRVH; encoded by the coding sequence ATGAAAATAGGAATTATTGGTTTAGGAAATATTTCTCAAAAAGCTTATCTACCCGTAATGATGGCGTTAGATAATGAAATAGAATGGCACTTGTTCACACGTGATCAAGAAAAATTAGCTAAACTTGGTAAAAAATACCGGATATCAAATTTATATTCTTCTATAGATGAGTTACTAAGCAGCGGCATTGAAGCTGTATTTATACATACGGCCACCCATACTCATGAAGCTCTTATCAGAGAATGCATTGAAAAAGGCATCCATGTTTATGTAGACAAGCCGATTAGCGAAAATGTTGAAGAAGTAAAAGCGCTAATGGAGCTGGCAAAGGAAAAAGATATTTTATTGATTACAGGATTTAATCGTCGTTTTGCTCCTATGATTCAAAAAGTGAAAGAAGTTCCAAATAAGAATATGATTTTGATTCAAAAAACCAAACCTGAAAGCTCAGGTAGCGTAAAGTATGCTATTTATGATTTGTTCATCCATGTGGTTGATACTGCATTGTTTTTATTGGATGAGCCGATTACCCAAACGCACTTCACTGTAAAAGAAGAAGCCGGTAATTTAGTATCATGTGTTTTACATCTTACAACAGAACATACAGAGTGTATTGCGACAATGAATTACATTTCGGGAGCTAATGCTGAATCTGTAGAAATTCAGTCACCAACTGGAACTCATCGAGTAGTTAACTTAACGGATTATGAAATTGAAACCGCTAAACAAAAACAAGTGATTTCTTTTGGAGATTGGGATGAGACATTAGAAAAAAGAGGTTTTGCTCCATTAATTCGACTAGCAATAGACGGCTTCCAAAATAAAAAAAATCCTGTTAGCATGGATTCTTCTTTAGAAAGCCACCGTATCTGTCAACTGATTGTAGAAAGTTATGAACAAAGAGTGCACTAA